A DNA window from Anaerocolumna sp. AGMB13020 contains the following coding sequences:
- a CDS encoding glycoside hydrolase family 1 protein, with protein MAKFNEGFLWGGAVAANQCEGAYNEDGKGLSIQDVTPKGFLGPITEEPTPDNLKLVAIDMYHRYKEDIKLFAEMGFKVFRTSIAWTRIFPKGDEEQPNEKGLQFYDELFAECLKYGIEPLVTISHYETPLHLAKEYNGWSDRRLIGFYENYVRTIFNRYKDKVKYWLTFNEINSIAHLPLTGGILTPKEKLSKQELFQAMHHELVASALATRIGHEIMPEAKIGCMVLGMPVYPLSPKPEDIIKTMETDRANLLFTDVHVRGKYPSYTKRLFKENNIVIKMEPEDEEILKNTVDFISFSYYMSICESAEVTERGKGNIMGGIPNPYLEASEWGWQIDPKGLRYLLNVLYDRYEKPLFIVENGLGAVDEPITDSEGNITVEDDYRIQYLNDHLVQVAEAIEDGVEVMGYTTWGCIDVVSASTAELKKRYGFIYVDRKEDGSGTLNRYKKKSFNWYKEVIASNGATLK; from the coding sequence ATAGCAAAATTTAATGAAGGATTTTTATGGGGCGGAGCAGTAGCCGCCAACCAATGCGAAGGTGCTTATAATGAAGATGGTAAAGGACTCAGCATTCAGGATGTTACGCCAAAAGGATTTTTGGGTCCTATAACGGAAGAGCCCACGCCGGATAATTTAAAACTGGTAGCAATCGATATGTATCACCGTTATAAGGAGGATATTAAATTATTTGCGGAAATGGGTTTTAAAGTTTTTCGTACCTCTATCGCCTGGACAAGAATCTTTCCAAAGGGAGATGAGGAACAACCCAATGAGAAAGGACTTCAATTTTACGACGAGCTTTTCGCTGAATGCTTGAAATATGGTATTGAACCACTGGTTACAATTTCTCATTATGAAACCCCGCTTCACCTGGCAAAAGAGTATAATGGCTGGTCAGACAGAAGACTCATTGGTTTCTACGAGAATTATGTCAGAACAATCTTTAACAGATACAAAGATAAGGTAAAATACTGGCTGACTTTCAATGAAATTAATTCCATAGCCCATCTTCCCTTAACCGGAGGAATCCTTACGCCTAAAGAGAAATTGTCCAAACAGGAATTGTTTCAGGCAATGCATCATGAACTGGTAGCCAGTGCTCTTGCAACCAGAATAGGACATGAGATTATGCCAGAGGCAAAGATCGGCTGTATGGTGCTTGGAATGCCCGTATATCCGCTGTCACCAAAGCCGGAGGATATTATAAAGACGATGGAAACAGACAGGGCGAACCTTCTGTTTACCGACGTTCATGTAAGAGGAAAGTATCCTTCCTATACCAAAAGGCTGTTTAAGGAAAACAATATTGTGATAAAAATGGAGCCGGAAGACGAAGAAATACTGAAGAACACAGTGGATTTTATCTCCTTTAGCTACTATATGAGTATCTGTGAATCTGCAGAGGTAACAGAGAGGGGAAAAGGAAATATCATGGGAGGTATACCCAACCCATACCTAGAGGCCAGCGAATGGGGATGGCAGATAGACCCTAAGGGCCTCAGATATCTGCTGAATGTACTGTATGACCGTTATGAAAAGCCCTTGTTCATCGTAGAAAACGGTTTAGGTGCAGTGGATGAACCCATAACGGATTCCGAGGGAAATATAACCGTAGAAGATGATTACAGAATTCAATATCTTAATGATCATCTGGTACAGGTAGCAGAAGCAATTGAAGACGGCGTAGAAGTCATGGGGTATACAACCTGGGGCTGTATTGATGTGGTAAGTGCTTCAACAGCAGAGCTTAAAAAGCGTTATGGCTTTATATATGTAGATCGTAAGGAGGATGGAAGCGGCACTCTGAATCGATATAAAAAGAAATCTTTTAACTGGTATAAGGAGGTTATCGCTTCCAACGGAGCTACTCTGAAATAA